A stretch of Lactuca sativa cultivar Salinas chromosome 6, Lsat_Salinas_v11, whole genome shotgun sequence DNA encodes these proteins:
- the LOC111908833 gene encoding F-box/kelch-repeat protein At5g43190: MELAVVRRISPATSTPEMDRKIWRKLPVELLERILSFLPFKTFLYLRSTCKHFRFLIFSPLFLSKHANSLSSSPFSSFMLLSHPQSSHYLLYDTVLNTWRDINLPLTDSLTFTPLLCTATCLLCFSAVPDSSNSAFLLYNLLATSSRIVKFPEYPFAFEFPTLITNSSGYHLFCLSSGSSSSHLYAYVYDSRVRQWTRYDGFQRTLGDSYHQKGVFLNGSLYFATREPFSVASFDLHTGKWETLDVDLPGELTFVRLTAGNGNGEGSKKLFMFGGIGRNGISKSMKVWELDVKGRKWMEIQSVPEMMCKKLGSVCYHNYEHIYCFCHQGMICVCCYSWPEVLYYKVSRKTWHWLPKSPSLPEKWSCGFQWFSFVPELYAFV, from the coding sequence ATGGAACTCGCTGTAGTCAGAAGGATATCTCCGGCGACTTCTACGCCGGAGATGGATCGCAAAATCTGGCGCAAACTCCCCGTCGAACTCCTTGAACGTATACTCTCTTTCTTACCTTTCAAAACTTTCTTATACCTCCGATCAACCTGTAAACACTTCAGATTTCTCATCTTCTCTCCACTCTTCCTCTCGAAACACGCCAATTCACTTTCGTCTTCACCTTTCTCTTCGTTCATGTTACTATCTCATCCTCAATCAAGCCACTACCTCCTGTACGACACCGTTCTCAACACGTGGCGCGACATCAACCTCCCGTTAACTGACTCCCTCACCTTCACACCTCTCCTCTGCACCGCTACCTGTCTACTCTGTTTCTCCGCCGTGCCGGATTCCTCCAATTCAGCCTTCCTCCTCTATAACCTCCTCGCGACGTCTTCAAGGATCGTAAAATTCCCCGAATACCCTTTCGCCTTTGAATTCCCAACCCTAATCACAAACTCCTCTGGTTACCACCTCTTTTGCTTGTCGTCCGGTTCGTCATCATCTCACCTTTACGCTTACGTCTACGATTCCAGGGTTCGCCAGTGGACCCGATACGATGGGTTTCAGAGAACCCTAGGCGACAGTTATCATCAAAAAGGAGTCTTCCTGAATGGATCTCTGTATTTTGCGACTCGAGAGCCGTTTTCGGTGGCCAGTTTTGATCTGCATACCGGAAAATGGGAGACATTGGATGTAGACTTGCCTGGGGAACTGACATTTGTCCGATTGACGGCAGGGAATGGTAACGGAGAGGGATCAAAGAAGCTGTTTATGTTTGGGGGAATTGGGAGGAATGGGATATCGAAGAGCATGAAGGTCTGGGAACTGGATGTAAAGGGAAGGAAATGGATGGAAATTCAAAGTGTTCCGGAGATGATGTGCAAGAAATTGGGGTCAGTTTGCTACCATAATTATGAACACATCTACTGCTTTTGTCATCAAGGTATGATCTGTGTATGTTGTTATTCTTGGCCTGAAGTTTTGTATTATAAAGTGTCAAGAAAGACTTGGCATTGGTTGCCAAAATCCCCTTCTCTTCCTGAGAAATGGAGCTGTGGTTTTCAGTGGTTTTCCTTCGTTCCTGAGCTCTATGCTTTCGTTTAG